Proteins from a genomic interval of Corynebacterium freiburgense:
- a CDS encoding class I SAM-dependent methyltransferase translates to MRNFTGPVPNDQESSKASRYWWDLDATNYHSEHTKYLSSFYWCPEMLHESDIRLLGDVQTAKVIEIGCGSAPCSRWLFEDGVGFITAFDISKNMLMHGRKPRIPLVQADAVDMPYLDNSFDVAFSAFGAIPFVSDSAALMREVARILKPGGRFIFAVTHPMRWIFPDNPGEGGLTVFTSYFNRNPYIEHDSETNKITYIEHHRTIGDRVRELVQAGFILKDIIEPEWPEDLTEGWGQWSPLRGKLFPGTAIFVSELAP, encoded by the coding sequence ATGAGAAACTTCACCGGCCCTGTTCCAAATGATCAAGAATCTTCCAAAGCAAGCCGGTATTGGTGGGATCTCGACGCAACTAATTATCACTCCGAGCACACAAAGTATCTATCAAGTTTCTATTGGTGTCCGGAAATGCTTCATGAAAGTGATATTCGCTTGCTTGGCGACGTCCAGACCGCCAAAGTTATCGAAATAGGTTGCGGCTCTGCACCATGCTCCCGCTGGTTATTTGAAGATGGTGTGGGGTTTATTACCGCGTTCGATATTTCCAAAAATATGCTTATGCATGGGCGTAAACCACGAATTCCCCTGGTTCAAGCTGATGCTGTAGATATGCCGTATCTTGATAATTCTTTCGATGTGGCATTTTCTGCGTTTGGAGCTATTCCTTTTGTTTCCGATTCCGCTGCCCTTATGCGAGAAGTAGCCCGCATATTAAAACCTGGTGGTCGATTTATTTTTGCCGTAACTCACCCAATGCGTTGGATTTTTCCCGATAACCCCGGAGAAGGTGGACTCACCGTATTCACCAGCTATTTTAATAGGAATCCCTATATAGAACACGACTCCGAAACAAATAAAATCACCTATATCGAACACCACCGAACAATTGGTGACCGGGTCCGCGAACTTGTTCAAGCCGGTTTCATTCTCAAGGATATTATCGAACCGGAATGGCCCGAAGACCTCACCGAAGGATGGGGGCAATGGTCACCACTTCGCGGAAAACTCTT